One window of the Macadamia integrifolia cultivar HAES 741 unplaced genomic scaffold, SCU_Mint_v3 scaffold1144, whole genome shotgun sequence genome contains the following:
- the LOC122062904 gene encoding pentatricopeptide repeat-containing protein At5g66520-like, which yields MHITPTPRPNFSYSHFSRQMRKLILSLLEASFNRCTDLRVLHGHTIVLGIIRDSFVASRLVEFCFKSGRGDPHYARVVFHSLDLPDVYTWNAMIIGHAERDSPNSGVSYYFQMLARRVPPDNYTFALVVKACMMGSCEDNELGRKIHGQILKQGMEDLVVVRNSLMNMYCKMGQFEDARLLFNKSLILDLVSWNSMISAYGKQGDVESARELFDKMPQRSLVSWSAMIDGYVKSGSFVEALRLFSEMQALGVKPDVVTLVTVLKACANLGALDQGRWVHLYINRIKIGWERNVVLGTALVDMYAKCGCIDVAFELFDGIHVKDAILWNAMIGGLAMHGHGREALEIFSRMRRHGMMLNETTFLTVISACAHSGMVAEGVEIFESMKREYGIEPKIEHYGCLADLLGRAGLVHEAEEVLCNMPMKPLVSQWGALMAACKTHNNVEVGERVGKRLILIEPLDGGRYVLLSNIYAAAGRWEDARETRRAMEERGAKKETGCSVIELDGTIHEFIVGDTTHPQSREIYEMLSELKRELKTVGAE from the coding sequence ATGCATATAACTCCCACCCCACGACCAAATTTCTCATACAGTCATTTCTCACGACAgatgagaaaattgattctatccCTTCTAGAAGCCTCCTTCAATCGCTGCACAGACCTTAGAGTCCTCCACGGTCACACCATCGTGTTAGGTATCATCCGAGACTCTTTTGTAGCGAGTCGACTCGTTGAGTTCTGCTTCAAATCGGGCCGAGGTGATCCGCATTACGCCCGAGTCGTCTTCCACTCGTTGGATCTGCCAGATGTTTACACATGGAACGCCATGATAATTGGCCATGCCGAGCGTGACTCGCCCAACTCCGGTGTTTCCTACTATTTCCAGATGCTAGCTCGGCGGGTTCCACCGGATAATTATACGTTTGCCCTTGTTGTCAAGGCTTGCATGATGGGTAGTTGTGAGGACAATGAATTAGGGAGGAAGATCCATGGCCAGATCTTGAAACAGGGTATGGAGGACTTGGTTGTTGTGAGGAACTCACTCATGAACATGTATTGCAAAATGGGTCAATTTGAAGATGCTCGATTGTTGTTCAATAAGAGCTTGATTTTGGATTTAGTATCATGGAATTCAATGATTTCTGCTTATGGTAAACAAGGTGATGTTGAATCTGCAAGAGAgctgtttgataaaatgccacAGAGAAGTTTGGTTTCTTGGAGTGCCATGATTGATGGATATGTAAAAAGTGGTAGTTTTGTGGAGGCTTTGAGGCTCTTCAGTGAGATGCAAGCTTTGGGTGTGAAACCTGATGTGGTCACACTGGTTACTGTGTTGAAGGCTTGTGCTAACTTGGGTGCACTTGATCAAGGGAGATGGGTTCACCTTTATATTAATAGGATCAAGATAGGGTGGGAGAGGAATGTTGTTCTTGGGACTGCTCTCGTTGACATGTATGCTAAGTGTGGGTGCATAGATGTTGCATTTGAATTGTTTGATGGGATCCATGTCAAGGATGCTATACTGTGGAATGCAATGATTGGTGGGCTTGCAATGCATGGGCATGGAAGGGAAGCATTGGAGATCTTTTCAAGGATGCGAAGGCATGGAATGATGCTGAATGAGACAACATTCTTGACTGTAATTTCTGCTTGTGCCCATTCAGGGATGGTTGCTGAGGGAGTTGAGATATTTGAATCCATGAAGAGGGAATATGGCATTGAGCCAAAGATTGAGCACTATGGGTGTTTGGCAGACCTCCTGGGCCGAGCTGGTCTAGTGCATGAAGCCGAGGAGGTATTATGCAATATGCCTATGAAACCTCTTGTTTCCCAGTGGGGTGCACTCATGGCTGCTTGTAAGACACACAACAATGTTGAGGTGGGAGAGCGTGTAGGAAAGCGTTTGATATTGATCGAACCACTTGATGGTGGCCGGTATGTTCTATTGTCAAACATCTATGCAGCTGCTGGCCGATGGGAGGATGCCAGGGAGACAAGGAGAGCAATGGAAGAGAGGGGGGCGAAGAAAGAAACAGGATGTAGTGTCATAGAATTGGATGGGACCATTCATGAATTCATTGTTGGAGATACTACTCATCCTCAAAGTAGAGAGATATACGAAATGTTGAGTGAACTAAAAAGGGAGCTGAAGACGGTTGGGGCTGAATAA